GTCGCCTGGTTGCCGGCTCGCAATGACGAACGTTGGTTTCCTCTGTGGCCCCCTGCTTGCCAGGCCGAGGCCTTGGCGAAGGTTGGTGGCGAAGGCTGGTGGTTAGTCCGTTCCTGATCTTCTTTGCGCCTTGGCGGCTTTAGCGACCAAGGGGAGCGAGCGTGAGGCAGCCTTTGTTCTTCTCCGTGTTCTTGGCGTGCCTGGCGGTTAAACCCGGGCCTTTGGGCCGTACAGCCTGAGATTGCTTCACCAGATAATGGTTCGCAATGACAACCGTTTCCTGGATCTTCTCCGCGTTCTTGGCGTGCTTGGCGGTTAAACCCGGGCCTTTGGGCCACAAGGCCTGAGATCGCTCCCGTCTACGTCTTTGACTACGCCGTGGCAAGTCGCCTGGTTGCCGGCTCGCGATAACGAACGTACCGTTCCTTCTTTTCGCCTTTCTCCGCGTCTCCGCGTCCCCCCATCTCCGTGTCAAAAGGTTTTTCTCCCCCTCCCCCATTCGCCTCCTCTCCCCCTCGTGGGTCAGCATCAGCTGACTGTATTCACCGGCCTCCCATCCATCCACGCCTCCAGATTACTCACCACCGTCCCCATGAGCCTGCCCCTGGCCGCCTTCGTTGCCCACGCGATGTGGGGTGTGATCACACAGTTTCTGGCCGAGAGAAGGGGGTTGCCGGGAGGAGGCGGTTCCACCGATAACACGTCCAGGCCCGCTCCAGCGAGGGCTCCCGCGTTGAGGGCGTCGGCCAGGGCCTGCTCATCCACCAGGGGGCCGCGGGCCGTGTTGATGAGGAACGCCGACGGTTTCATCCGGGTGAGCCGTTCCCGGTTGACAATGCCTACCGTCTTATCGGTCAGGGGGCAGTGCAGGGAAACGACGTCGCTTTCATTGAACAGGGTATCCAGGTCAAGGTACTGAACCCCTTCTTCAGATCCAGGAGTGCGAGTGTGGACCAGGACCTTCATCCCCATGGCCCTTGCTATCCGGGCCACCCCCTGCCCGATGGCGCCGTAACCCACGATACCAATGGTCAGGCCTGAAAGCTCGACAAGGGGAATTTCGTGAAAGCTGAAGTCCGGGCTTTTTGACCAGATACCTGAACGGACCGACCTGCTGTGGCGGCCGACTCCGTTTATCAGCTCCAGGAGAAGCGCAAAGACCATCTGGGCCACCGAATCGGTGCTGTATGCCGGAACGTTGGTAACAGCGATCCCGCTCTGCGCCGCAGCTTCGAGATCCACCACGTTGTACCCTGTGGCCAGTACGCCGACATATTTCAGATCGGGCAAGTTGGTGATGGCCTCGGCATCCAGAATCACCTTGTTGGTGAGCAGTACCTCGGCTCCGACAGCCCTGTCCATGAGCTCATCGGGTGAGGTCCTGTCATGGACGGTAACCTCACCGAGCTTTCCCAGCCCCTCCCACGACAG
The genomic region above belongs to bacterium and contains:
- a CDS encoding D-2-hydroxyacid dehydrogenase → MKIVVLDGYTLNPGDLSWEGLGKLGEVTVHDRTSPDELMDRAVGAEVLLTNKVILDAEAITNLPDLKYVGVLATGYNVVDLEAAAQSGIAVTNVPAYSTDSVAQMVFALLLELINGVGRHSRSVRSGIWSKSPDFSFHEIPLVELSGLTIGIVGYGAIGQGVARIARAMGMKVLVHTRTPGSEEGVQYLDLDTLFNESDVVSLHCPLTDKTVGIVNRERLTRMKPSAFLINTARGPLVDEQALADALNAGALAGAGLDVLSVEPPPPGNPLLSARNCVITPHIAWATKAARGRLMGTVVSNLEAWMDGRPVNTVS